A single Lentimicrobiaceae bacterium DNA region contains:
- a CDS encoding DoxX family protein, translating to MKKTIILVSRLLVGIVFVFSGFVKGVDPLGTAYRVEDYFIVFHLPGHSSLFLLLSILLCTFEFTLGVLLLLNMRRTMVSWFLLLIMSFFTLTTFYDALYNPVPDCGCFGDAIKLTNWQTFLKNILLFIPVIILFLHRKKAVRPFSRLYESIISAVVVFAFVFFSLYNYLTLPLIDFLPWKVGSKVTVDNSAPPTVYLTYKNLKTDEMKEFLSSELPYNDSVWMNSWEFVKQRVVSELPEAGTMLQISDTLGNDVTNSFLQNSDYQFLLIAYDLNLTRGKAFKKINQIFQKAEGDGYSFIALYSNGNPVEFAHKVNANYEFYTADDVMLKMLVRSNPGLVLLKNGVVIAKWSYFTLPDYYKIKAAYIKKH from the coding sequence ATGAAAAAAACGATAATATTGGTTAGCAGACTGCTGGTGGGCATTGTGTTTGTTTTTTCCGGTTTTGTCAAAGGGGTTGATCCACTGGGTACAGCCTATCGTGTCGAAGATTATTTTATTGTTTTTCACCTCCCGGGACATTCTTCTCTATTTCTGCTTTTGTCAATTTTACTTTGCACTTTTGAGTTTACTTTAGGCGTTTTATTGTTGCTCAATATGCGAAGGACAATGGTTTCGTGGTTTTTACTGCTTATAATGTCTTTTTTTACCCTTACCACGTTTTACGATGCATTGTATAACCCTGTACCTGATTGCGGTTGTTTTGGGGATGCGATAAAACTGACCAACTGGCAAACTTTTTTGAAAAACATTTTGCTTTTTATTCCGGTTATTATCCTTTTTCTACACCGAAAAAAAGCAGTACGTCCCTTTAGTAGGCTGTATGAAAGTATTATAAGTGCAGTTGTAGTTTTTGCTTTTGTTTTTTTTAGTTTATATAATTACTTAACCTTACCTTTGATTGATTTTCTTCCCTGGAAAGTAGGCAGTAAAGTAACTGTGGATAATTCTGCTCCTCCAACGGTATATCTTACCTACAAAAACTTGAAAACCGACGAGATGAAAGAGTTTTTATCTTCCGAGTTGCCATATAATGATAGTGTATGGATGAACTCATGGGAATTTGTAAAGCAAAGGGTTGTTTCCGAATTGCCCGAAGCAGGTACAATGTTGCAGATTAGCGATACTTTGGGAAATGATGTTACAAATAGTTTTTTACAAAATTCTGATTATCAATTTTTATTGATAGCATATGATCTTAACCTTACGCGCGGTAAAGCATTTAAAAAAATTAACCAGATTTTTCAGAAAGCAGAAGGTGACGGATATTCGTTTATTGCCTTGTACAGCAACGGAAATCCTGTTGAATTTGCCCATAAAGTGAACGCAAACTACGAATTCTATACTGCAGATGATGTAATGCTGAAAATGTTGGTTCGCTCCAATCCCGGTTTGGTATTGCTAAAAAATGGGGTTGTTATAGCCAAATGGTCATATTTTACCCTTCCCGATTACTATAAAATCAAGGCTGCTTATATTAAAAAACATTAA
- a CDS encoding ABC transporter permease, whose protein sequence is MGRFITKRLMYGLLVVFGVITLLFILFNVLPGDPARMMLGQRADMASVEAIHHDLGLDKPLTAQYFNFLNDISPLSVHNTSDTNSYWYLDTAKYHSYIKILPIGKTHTLILKKPYLRRSYQSKRNVSEILAQAFPATFLLAVVAIVFAIVMGIGIGMLCAIYKNTIFDRLALVFSVLGMSLPSFFAAILFAWIFAFLLTDFTGLNMFGSMYTVDDLGNGEYLDLKNLILPAITLGIRPLAIVVELTRSSLLEVLSQDYIRTAKAKGLSYMKILLGHALKNAMNPVITAISGWFASLMAGAVFVEYIFDWKGVGVVIVDALEKYDFPVLMGAVLFISILLIIINIFVDIIYGWLDPRVRIT, encoded by the coding sequence ATGGGCAGATTTATTACCAAACGGCTAATGTACGGTTTACTTGTAGTGTTTGGTGTAATAACCCTTCTTTTTATTCTTTTTAATGTACTTCCCGGCGATCCTGCTCGGATGATGCTCGGGCAACGTGCCGATATGGCTTCTGTCGAAGCCATTCATCATGATTTAGGATTGGATAAACCACTTACTGCACAATATTTCAATTTTTTAAATGATATTTCTCCATTATCGGTACATAATACTTCCGATACAAACAGCTATTGGTACTTAGATACTGCAAAATACCATTCATATATAAAAATTTTGCCCATAGGGAAAACGCACACATTAATTTTAAAAAAACCTTACCTGCGTAGATCATATCAAAGCAAACGCAATGTTTCAGAAATTTTGGCACAGGCATTTCCGGCAACCTTTCTGCTTGCTGTGGTTGCTATCGTTTTTGCCATCGTTATGGGAATAGGTATTGGAATGCTGTGTGCAATATATAAAAATACAATTTTCGACCGCCTGGCACTAGTTTTTTCGGTGTTGGGCATGTCGTTGCCTTCGTTTTTTGCGGCAATCTTATTTGCCTGGATTTTTGCTTTTTTACTTACCGATTTTACAGGACTGAATATGTTTGGAAGTATGTACACCGTTGATGATTTGGGCAATGGCGAATACCTCGACCTGAAAAATCTTATTTTACCGGCTATAACTTTGGGAATACGTCCGCTTGCCATAGTTGTAGAATTAACCCGTAGTTCATTGCTTGAAGTTTTGTCGCAGGACTATATACGTACTGCCAAAGCCAAAGGGTTAAGTTATATGAAAATTCTCCTCGGGCATGCCCTGAAAAACGCTATGAATCCTGTAATTACAGCCATTTCGGGATGGTTTGCCTCTTTGATGGCTGGAGCCGTTTTTGTGGAATATATTTTCGACTGGAAGGGTGTGGGTGTGGTAATAGTAGATGCACTTGAAAAATATGATTTCCCGGTACTGATGGGTGCCGTGCTTTTTATTTCTATTCTCCTTATTATTATTAATATTTTTGTTGACATCATTTATGGTTGGCTTGACCCCAGGGTGAGAATAACATAA
- the tpiA gene encoding triose-phosphate isomerase: MRKKIVAGNWKMHKTFTEAEDLIFEIDEALNNLPEQKAEVILCIPFPYLELAVDIAMDGKFFVGAQNIHDKDYGAYTGEISATMLRSLDVDYVIIGHSERRTYFHEDDAFLYAKVLSALKNDIYPIFCFGEILSQREAAMHFEIIKSQLENTVFHLSSEEFSKIILAYEPVWAIGTGVNASPEQAQEIHAYVRKLVAEKFGEKIAEDTVILYGGSCNPSNAASLFSQTDVDGGLIGGASLKADDFVKIVNSF, encoded by the coding sequence ATGAGAAAAAAAATTGTTGCAGGCAATTGGAAAATGCATAAAACCTTCACTGAAGCCGAAGATTTAATTTTTGAAATTGATGAAGCCTTGAATAACTTGCCGGAACAAAAAGCTGAAGTAATCCTGTGTATTCCATTTCCTTACCTCGAACTGGCAGTGGATATTGCAATGGATGGGAAATTTTTTGTGGGGGCACAAAACATACATGATAAAGATTATGGGGCTTATACTGGAGAAATTTCGGCAACTATGCTGCGTTCACTTGATGTGGATTATGTTATCATAGGACATTCTGAACGCAGAACTTATTTCCATGAAGACGATGCTTTTTTATATGCAAAGGTGTTGTCGGCTTTAAAAAATGATATTTATCCAATTTTTTGTTTTGGAGAAATACTTTCCCAGCGTGAAGCAGCCATGCATTTTGAAATAATAAAATCGCAACTCGAAAATACTGTATTTCACCTTTCTTCTGAAGAGTTTTCTAAAATAATTCTGGCTTATGAACCCGTGTGGGCGATTGGTACCGGTGTTAATGCAAGCCCCGAGCAGGCGCAGGAGATACATGCCTACGTCCGCAAACTGGTAGCTGAAAAATTTGGAGAAAAAATAGCGGAAGACACAGTCATACTGTATGGAGGCAGTTGCAACCCATCAAATGCGGCTTCTCTTTTTTCGCAAACCGATGTAGACGGAGGACTGATTGGCGGTGCATCTCTGAAAGCTGATGATTTTGTGAAAATTGTAAACAGTTTTTAA
- a CDS encoding T9SS type A sorting domain-containing protein, translating into MLVKKIVLLSSILFLSLALRAQIVLEHTYLGYANVVNLAISGYKYSVFNTQNNTLKLYNTDHSLWKSIALDIPSGYTFNTVQNISETLFNLDNLVEFTYSYYITTTNVVYETKVGNEEGNTLLTIPGAVMAYAVECEDLHAKLLAYIYDYSVTPVNQQTKVYSLPGEIFPVDIPLNSGKNEVLLNACPNPARNYTKISYHFPDAKPEGELILTDGQGRVVKTYHIDNNFDNLIIDTSGFSPGMYLYTISGTSASGKLIIE; encoded by the coding sequence ATGCTTGTAAAAAAGATTGTCTTACTTTCATCCATTTTGTTCCTTTCCTTGGCACTTAGGGCTCAAATAGTACTCGAACATACCTATTTAGGTTATGCAAACGTTGTAAACTTAGCTATATCAGGTTATAAATACTCGGTGTTTAATACCCAAAATAACACATTAAAACTGTATAATACCGATCATTCCTTGTGGAAATCTATTGCTCTGGATATTCCTTCCGGATATACGTTCAATACGGTGCAAAATATTTCGGAAACTTTGTTTAATTTAGATAATCTTGTTGAGTTTACTTATTCATATTACATCACTACTACAAACGTTGTGTATGAAACTAAGGTCGGGAATGAAGAAGGTAACACACTATTAACAATTCCCGGGGCTGTAATGGCTTATGCTGTTGAATGCGAGGATTTACACGCTAAGCTCCTCGCTTATATTTATGATTATTCTGTTACACCGGTAAATCAGCAAACTAAAGTTTATTCGCTTCCGGGGGAAATATTTCCGGTAGATATTCCTTTAAATTCTGGTAAAAATGAAGTATTATTGAATGCTTGCCCTAATCCTGCGCGTAACTATACAAAAATCAGTTACCATTTTCCTGATGCTAAGCCTGAAGGCGAGCTTATACTGACTGACGGTCAGGGCAGAGTTGTTAAAACTTACCATATTGATAACAATTTCGACAATTTGATAATTGACACTTCCGGATTTTCTCCCGGAATGTATTTGTATACAATTTCAGGAACCTCTGCCTCGGGTAAATTAATAATTGAATAG